The genomic interval GCTAAAACAGAAATTGAAGTAAAATTATTCTCTTCGATAGATTAATTTGCTTTTTGGTAATAATCTAACTAATAAAATCTAAAAAGCATAAAGGGATATCGAACGGAATTGAATGCGATTTATATTTTATCACGACTATCGAAGTCCAACGGGAGCTGGATAAACTCCTATAAAAAAGTAGTTGGATTATGATGGATATGAAAATATCAAAAACTTAGGGAGTGTAGTTTTGCCTTTAACACTCCCTTTTTTTTATTTTAATTATTTTCTATTGATTTAAAAAGAAAAGTTGATATTTTATGTATTTATGATATACTATAAAAAATATCTATATATTTAAGATAGTATCTTTTTATTTTAGGGAGGATTTTTACTATGGAAAAAAAATATCAAGTTTTAACTCTGGAAATTGAGAAATCAGGAAATCTAAATTTAGATAAGCTATCAGAAATGGAAAAAACGAAAGTTTTAGAAAATAGGGATATCATATATGTATATTTTGGGAAAAAAGATCTCTATATTGGTCAAACTATTGACCTTTTACAAAGACATCAACAACATAAATTAGAAATTGAATTCAAAATGAAAAATTACACTAACTTAGTTTTATTATACGGAACATTAATAGATAAACATTTAGATTACATAGAAAAATCATTAATTAATCTTTTTATTGCTGATAATGATAAGGGTAAAGATTTAAAAAATAAAAGAACAATTAGAAATAAGACAATGGGTAATCATTCTAATTACACAACTTTAGAAAAAGATATTGATGCTGAAGTTCTAACTCCTTTTTGGGAAAAAGATTTAAATGAATTAAATCTTGTAAATCTTAATGATTTAAGTGAAGTTAAAAATAGTATTTTATTTAAATATTCTCCATTTTTTACTTTAAATAAGCAACAAAAAGAAATCATAGATAGAATTTTATCGAAAGATGGAAACTATCTTATAGAAGGAGGAGCAGGTACTGGAAAGACTGTATTAATGACAAATTTAGCTGCTCAAATATATAAAAAATATGATGGTCAGAAAAAAATTGCAGTTGTTGTAAAAAGCAATTGGAGAAGAAGTGGAAAGAAAATCTTTACCAGCTATGGAATAAAAAATGTTACGGTAGGTACATGGTGCCAAATTGTATCAAGTCAACAAAAATATGATTACATATTAATAGATGAAGCCCATAGATTACCATATAAACATGGATATCAAATGGCATGTGACTTAAAAATATTTAAAGAAAAAGGAGTAGATCATAGTCTTAAATTATTGGGAGAAATGGGGAAATCTCTAGTTCTATTCTATGATGAAAAACAAGCTATTAGACCAGCAGATACTCCTGTAGACTATTTTCAAAAATATGTTGAAAATAAGAAATTTCACAAATTTTCTTTAGAAACTCAATTTAGAATATCTGTAAATGACAAAAATAAGAAATACACTGCAGATGACTACTTAAAAGGAATAAAGTATGTATTACAATTGTCTGAAGATAATAGTTTTGATAGAGAAGTTTTTAATAATCCAGATAAAGATTCATACTTTGGACTTGTAGATAGCATAGCAGATTTATTTAAATACATTGAAAGAATGAACAATCTTATTCAAGATAGTCAAAATAGAGTAATTGCTGGATATGCAAGAGAATGGAAAAGTAAAACAGATCCTACTCAATATGATTGGGTTGAAGGAGAAAAAGCTTGGAAGTGGAATTCAACAAATGAAGATTGGATGAATACAGAAAATAGCAGAAAAGAAATAGGTTCTATACATGCAGTACAAGGAATAGATATCAATTGTGTAGGTTTAATCATTGGGAAAGACTTAATATATAGAGATGGAAAAGTATTAGTAGATCCTAATGAATATTTTGATAAATTTGGTAAACCTAAGAAAATAAAGACAGAAATTGCAGATTTAAATGATCTAGTAAAAAATATATACTATGTTCTAGCGACAAGAGGAATAGATGGAATTAGAGTATATATTGAAGATAAAGAGTTAAGAAATCACTTCATTAAAACATTAAAGTTGGCTTAAAGGAGATTTTATATGGAGAAAAAATATGAAGTTTTGAACTTAAAAATTGATAAAAATGCAGATTTGATTTTAAATAACTTAACAGAAAAAGAAAACAAAGTAATAGACAAGAGAAATGTTGTATACATTTATTATGGAAAAAAAAGTCTTTACATAGGTAAAAGTGCTAAATTAGAGCAAAGGCACAAACAACATAAATCAAATCCTGATTTTGAAATGAAAGAATATACTGATTTAATTGTACTGTATGGAGAGTCAGTTAAAGATAATATAAATTATATAGAAAAAGTACTAATTAATCTTTTTATTGCAGATAATGATAAAACCAATAAAAAAATAAAAAGAATAGTTAAAAATAAGAAATCAGGGGATGATTGTGAGTACACAAATTTAGAAAAAGATATTGATGCTAAAGTTATAACTCCTTTTTGGGAAAATGAATTAAATGAACTAAAGCTTATAAATCTTAAAACAATCACCAAAGTTAAGAATAGTATCTTATGTAAGTATTCTCCATTTTTTATTTTAAGTGAACAACAAAAAGAGATAATAGATAAAATTTTAGCAAAAGATGGAAACTACCTTATAGAAGGTGCAGCAGGAACTGGAAAAACAGTAATGCTAACAAATTTAGCTGCTAAAATATATGAAAAGTATGATGGTAAGAAAAAAATTGCAGTTGTTGTAAAAAGTAATTGGAAAGAAAGTGGAGAGAAAATTTTTAATAATTATGGACTTGAAAAAATTACTGTTGCTACATGGAGTAAATTAATAGAAAATCAACAAAAATATGATTACATACTGATAGATGAAGCTCATAGACTTCCTTATAAATATGGTGGAAAACAGATTTCGACTGATTATGTTGGACTTAGAGATGAAAAATATAGTTTAAAATCATTAGAAAAACTTGGGAAATTTTTAATTTTATTTTTTGATGAAAAACAAGCTATTAGACCAGCAGATATTCCTATAGAGTATTTTCAAGAATATTTTAAAAAGAAAAAATTTCAAAGATTTTCTTTAAATACACAATTTAGAATATCTGTAAAAGATAAAAATAAGAAATACACTGCTGATGATTATTTAAAAGGAATAAAGTATGCATTACAGTTATCTGAAGATACTAGTTTTGATAAAGAATTATTTAGCAATCCAGATAAAGATTCATACTTTGGTCTCGTAGATAGCATAACAGATTTATTTAGCTATATTAAAAGAATGGATAATCTTATTCAAAGTAGTCAAAATAGAGTAATAGCTGGATATACGAAAGAATGGAAAAGTAAAACAGATCCTACTCAATATGATTGGACTGAAGGAAAAAAAGTTTGGAAGTGGAATTCAAGAAGTAAAAATTGGATAAATGCAAAAAATAGTGAAAATGAAATAGGTTGTGTTCATTCTGTGCAAGGAATAGATATAAATTGTGTAGGTTTAATCATTGGAAAAGACTTAATTTACAGAGAAGGAAAAGTTATAGCAAATCTTAAAGAATATTGTGATAAATATGGGAGAACTGATAATATAGATGAGCTAACTGGATTAATAAAAAATATATACTATGTTCTAGCAACAAGAGGAGTAGATGGGATTAGAATATACATTGAAGATAAAGAGTTAAGAAATCACTTCATGAGAACTCTTGGAATTAAAAAAATGAAATAAATATAACAAATAATGGGCTGTATTAGCCCATTTTATTTGAGACTGTGAACTTTTTTTTGTAAATTCTATTCTTCTATGATTAGAATTATTTAATTAATTTTTAATAATATTAATATAATATTTTTAATATGTCAAGATGAAGGTATTCAAAAATGAGTACCTTCTTCTTTTTAAGCCTCAAATCTACCTTCATACATTATACTAAATTCTCCATATACTTTCCCCCAATTTCTTAATGGTTGTGTCCATTTTTTAGTTGCTTCAAGTGTTGATAAATAGAGTGCCTTTAGTAGCGCTTTATCACTTGGGTATACTGTTCTTTGCCTATTTAATTTCTTGTAAGTACTATTTAAACTCTCTATTGCATTTGTGGTATATATTACCTTTCTTACTTCTAATGAAAACTTAAATATTGGTGTTAAAACATCCCAATTTTGATGCCAGCTTGACATAGAATTAGGGTATTTTTCATCCCATTTTTCACTAACTTTCTCTAAATTCTCTAATGCCTGTGCTTCCGTTGCTGCTAAGTATATACTTTTTAAATCAGAAGCAAATTCTTTCTTATCTTTGTATGATACATATTTTAAAGTATTTCTTACTTGGTGAACGATACAACGTTGATATTCTGTTTGTGGAAAAGCAGTAGCAATTGCTTCTTTTATTCCTGTTAATCCATCAGCGCAGATTACCATAATATCATTTATACCTCTGTTTTTCAATGCATTTAAAACTCCTAACCAATATTTACTACTTTCATTTTCTCCAATTTCTAAACTAAGTACTTCTTTCATTCCATCTTTTGTAATACCTAGTACTACATAAGCAGCTATTTTTTTTATTCTATTGTCTTCTCTGACAGAAAAATGAGTAGCATCAATAAAGATGACAGGATAAACCTTTTCTAAAGGTCTATTTTGCCAATCTTGAATATCTTGTAGTATTTTTATCAGTTACATTAGAAATGAAGCTTTCAGAACATTCAAAACCATATATATCTTCAATTTGTTCAGATATTTGTCTAGTAGTTAAACCACGCGCATACATATTTATGATTTTTTGATCAATCTCAGAAATATCTTTCTGTCTCTTTTTCACTATTTGAGGTTCAAAAGTAGAATTTCTATCTTGAGGAACTTCAACTTGAAACTCACCATAAGTAGAACGTACATTTTTCTTTTTCACACCATTACGATAATTAGTACCATCAGAATGTTGATATTTTTCATATCCAATATGTTCATCCATCTCAGCTTCCATCATAGATTTAATAGTTCCTCCAAGAAGATCCTTAAGAGCTTCTTGAATATCTTCAGCAGTTTTAATATCATACTCTTCAATTAAAGTAGCGATAATATTCTTTTTTCCTTCTGTTAATGGTTTAACTTTGTAAACTTCTTTTTTTTCTTTCATAAAAATAGCATCCTACGATATTTTATATTCTATCATAGAAGACTATTCTTTTAAATATTTACAGACTTTTTTCTACACTCTCCATTATTTTATATAATTATTTTGACTAGGAATTAATTCTATAACAAGTCCATCTGAAACTCCTAAGTAATCATTATTTTTAAAAAGACAATTTTTCATTTCTTTTAGATCATAATCCTCATCACTAAAGCTCTCATCAATATCTTCATAACAAACAGTTCCATCATTTTTAACTCTTCTTATGTCCTGAACCTCCCACGACTGACACCCTACGAGTGCTAGAGTTGCGGGATTCTAAAATCTTTAAAAATATTTAAAAATTTTCTAAGAAGTTTGATAGCTTTACACTACCCTTATTCTTTTAGGTGTGTTCAGTTCACCTCTATTGTATAGGACACTTAAGTCCACAACTTTACTTTTTCTTAGAATATTTAATGCTCCATTACAATCTGCATTTATTAGTTTACCTGCACTTGTTTGATATAGTCCTCTTTTTATTCTTTTTCCACTGAATATATATTCTTGCGGATTTTCTTTATCATATATTGGAATTTCATCTCCATCAAAGAAACTTGCTTTTGATGTATAACTCTCTTCTTGTAGTTTAAATTCTATTCCATATAGTTTACATAGATATATTAATTTATCTCTTAATTTTCCATATGGTATATTTACAAAGTTCTGATTATTTATACTTCCTATATTTGATTTTTTTTGAAAATCTTCATTATATCCTAGAACTAATTTTCCTATATCATTATTAAGACAATAATTTACAATTGTTCTTGCTGCTTTTGAAAGATAATCATTTATACGATTATTTCTCTTTCTAGTTATTCTCTTTTGTCTTAATGTTGTGCGCTCAATCTTTTGCTTATCTTTTATACTTTGTAATTTTGCATTTATCTTATTATAGTATTGATTAATAGATTTTAATTTTCTACCATCTATTATGAATGAAGCTCCAGTATTTGTAACACAAGTACAAAGATTGTCTATACCTAAATCAATTCCTAGTACATTTTCTTTATTTAATTCCCTTTGAATTTCTTCTATCTCATAAGTATATTGAATTTCAAAGTACCTAGAATGTTGTTTTGGTATTATTCTAATCTCTTTTATCTTCTTGTCTTTTAATACTGATGGTAGCTTAACTTTAACTTCCTGATGAGTTTTCTTAAAAGAATTTGAATAAGGAACTATCAGAATATCATCTTTTAATCTAACAAAACCTATAATAAGAGTTGTAAAACCATCTTTATCAAGATAATTAGGTAATTTTATTTTACCATTATATTGACCAGTCTTAGTAAGTTTTAAAAGTGCAAAGAATGATTTAAAACTTTCATCTACTTCTTTTAAAATTTGTTGAGCCATATTAGAATTTAACTTCTTGTAATTCTCACTATTTTTAAGCATTTTATAGTTTTCATTATAGCTTAAATACTTTTTATTGTTAAAATAGTGTTGTCTAACATTGTATATAGCTTGATTCTTTAAATTCTTAGCTATATGGCACAAATATTTTAAAATTTTAAATTCTTTTTTACTAAGATGTTTTACTTGTTGTTTTAATGTTAAATACATATATAATCACCTCCTTTTCATCAGAGATATTATATCATATATTCTACATTTTATCCATTAAAAAGTAATGTTTTTTATTTATTTTTAAATATTTTTAAAGTTTTTAAAACCCCACAACAGTGGGAAGCGTCGTTCACATAAGTTCGCTACTACTTATGCAGTTCTCTTGGCATATACACTCCTTAATAAATTAAGAAGATTTGCCTTGAACTTCTTGTTATCTCTAACAAGCACAGACTATATCTTATCCATAGTGTATCTCAACACCTTAGGCGAAACCACTTCCAATACCAATCGCTTGTATTGTACTCCCCTCACGAGGGATAGTCGTTGAACTTTCCTTTTCAGGCTTAGCTGCTGATTGTCTATTATCATAATGTTTAGGATTTAACCTTGCACCATCTAGTATATTTTTTCTGCTTTCGCCACCATCACACTTATACCGTATTCTCACTTAGGTATTATGTTGTGGTTATACTAGCTTTAAGAGTTCCTAGCAATTCAGTTTCTTTGTTGCACGGTTTTTCTCCGTGTCTACATACAAGTTTCCCTATATGCTTACTAAAATCTTCGTGCAATTCATACCCTACGAGTACATAGTCTCATGACTAACACCCTACGAGTGCTAGAGTCACAAGTGTTCTTGCACTATTTAATAAACTCCTGATTTAAAATCTTTACCACAAATATAGTCGCCTGTTTTTAATATTATTTTTCTTCCAAGTGGTCTTCTGATAAGGTTTTGTAAAAGATTAGCTTTTTTTGAAGAAAGTTTTACTACTAAAGCTCCTCTTATAATTAAAATATCTCCAATTATTAATCTTGCATAGAATTTTTTATTTTCTTCATCATCTACATCTAAGTTTTCATCAAAAGTATAATATTTATTGTAGATATTTCCAAAATTTTTCATAGCCATAATTTTGTATCTACCCTCAGGAATATCCATACCAACAGTATAATTACCTGCAGTTAGTTCAAAAGAAACTTCACCATACTTAAGCTTCTTATTTTTCATGTGAAGTTTATCATCAATATCTTTAATATGAGGTCTATATAAATATAAATTATTGCTATCTATATCTTTATAATTTTCTAACTCAATATCAATATCATCATTTTCAACTTCTTCAAGCTGACTTGAATAAGCTCTTTTAGCATAGGCATGGGCTAAGGGAATATTATTATGTAAAATTACCATGTAAAAACTAAACCATTCTGAATAAGATAGCTTACTAGCTTTTTTATCCTTACTTTCCATAGAAAATCCCCCTCTCTTATCTATATATTTTCATTGTACTATATTTATTTATTTTATCAAGGAAAAAATAAAAGTTTTTGCTTTTAAAATAGGAAAAATATGTTAGAATAGAGATAAAAGTTAAAAATGATTTTTATTAGGGGGAATTATGAGCGATTTAACTATTAAGAGTATTCTACAAAAAGATATTGAAAGAAAAATTAATGGAGTTGTAAAAGCAGATAGTAATGAAAAAGAAACTATAATTACAGAATTAAATGAATATGTTGTTACAGAAGAAATTAGAAAGAGATTAACAAAATTTTTTGATAAATATGTTGATTCAATTAATTTTCCAACAGAAGATATGGGTGTATGGATTTCTGGATTCTTTGGTTCAGGGAAATCACATTTTCTAAAAATGATAGGGCATATTTTAGAAAATAATACCTATGATGGAAAAACAGTTGTTGACTTTTTCAAAGAAAAAATAGATGATGCAATTTTGATGGGGAATATTGAAAAAGCTGCTGAAATTCCAACTGATGTAATTCTATTCAATATAGATAATGTAAGTGATCAAGATACACATCAAAATAAAGATAGTATAGCACTTGCTTTTTTAAAAAAATTTAATGAGTATTTAGGTTTTACAAGAGATGATATAGAAATAGCAGAATTTGAAAGAAGGCTTTGGGAAGATGGAAAATTAGAAGAATTTAAAAAAGCTTTTGAAGAAGAATCTGGAAAGACTTGGAAAGATGCAAATAGAAATTTAGATTTCCACTCAGATGATTTTATTGATGTTGTAGAAAAATTAGAAATTATGACTAGAGAAAGTGCTGAAAGATGGCTTGAAAGAGATATAGTAAGATCTATAAATGCTGAAAGCTTTAGAGATATAATAGAAAACTATTTAAAGATGAAAGACCCTAAACACAGAGTAGTTTTTCTAGTTGATGAAATAGGTCAATATATTGGAGATAATTCAAAACTTATGTTAAACTTACAAACTTTAGTTGAAACTCTAGGAGTTAAATTTAAAGGTAGAGTCTGGGTTGGAGTTACATCACAACAAGATTTAGGTTCTATATTAAATAATAGTGAACATAGAAAAAATGACTTTTCTAAAATTCAAGATAGATTTAAGACCATACTTTCATTATCAAGTGGAAATATTGATGAAGTTATTAAAAAAAGATTGCTTATAAAGAAAAAAATTGAAGGAGAAGATTTAGAAAAACTATTTGATAAAAATAGAGTTGAGATTGAAAATTTAATAAATTTTGAAACACAAATGACATTACCTCTATATGATAGTGCTGAGGATTTCTCAGAAACATATCCTTTTGTTGCCTACCAATTTAACTTACTACAAAAAGTATTTGAAAAAGTTAGAAATATGGGACATTCTGGGCAACATATGTCAAGAGGGGAAAGATCTTTATTAAGTTCATTCCAAGAAGCTGGAATAAAAGTAAAAGACAAGAATATAAGAATACTTGTGCCATTTAATTATTTTTATGAATCAATAGAACAATTTTTAGAAGATAATGTAAGAAGACCATTTATTCATGCAAGAAATGAAAAAAAAGTAGATGATTTTGGCTTAGAAGTATTAAAACTTTTATTCTTATTAAAAGGAATTAATGGTATAAATCCGACTTTAAATAACCTTACAAGTTTTATGATAGATTCTATAGATTGTGATAGAATTGAGCTTGAAAAGAAAATAAAAAAAGCTTTAGAAAAGCTAGAAAAAGAAGTTTTAATTCAAAAAGATGGAGACAATTATTATTTCTTAACAAATGAAGAACAAGATATAAACAGAGAAATTGAAAGAGAAGATATTGATTTAAAGAAAATTGATGAAAAAATAGACTCATATATTTTTAAAGAAATATTTACAAAAAATAGTATTATAATGGAAGACACTGGTAATAAATATGGTTTTAGTAGAACTCTTGATGAAACTCCTTTTTCAAAAGCGGGTGAAGAACTAGCTATAACTATTTTTACTGAAAGAGCTGATGACTATGATAATGTTTCTATAGTAGGTACAAGACCAGAAAGTGATTTAATTATAAGACTACCAAATGATGATGAAACTTATAGAAATGAAATAAAGCTATTTTTAAAGGTGGAATCATATATTAGAAATAAGCAAAAAGATAATGAGAGAGAATCTATTATCAGAATATTAGAAATAAAACAAAGAGAAAATAACATAAGAGATAGAAGAATAAAAAATGAATTAGAAAGAATTATAGGAGAAGCTGAAGTATTTATCTATGGACAAAAGCAAGATATTAAAACAAAAGATGCTGCTAAGAAAATTGAAGAAAGTTTAAAAGCTTTAGCAAATCATAGATTCCATAAGGCAAAACTTGTTAAAAAACCTTATGATGAAGCTGAAATAAGAAAGACTCTATCATATGTTTTTGACACAAATAAAAATGGAATACTGTTTGATATTAAAAAGAATATTGAAGCCAATGTAAACTGTGAAGCTATAAATGAAGTATTAGACAGAGTAAAATTACTTGAAAAAAGAGGAGATACTCCTATAACATTAAAGAATATAAGTGATTACTATTTAAGAACTCCTTATGGTTGGGGACAATTAACTATCAATGGTCTAGTTGGAGAATTATGGAAATATAGACTAATAAATTTAGAAGAATCAAAAGTTCTTGTTACAGATGAAAATGTTGCAACAAATTTACTTACAAAATTACAAAATAAAAATTTAGAAAAGATTGTAATTTCATTGAGAGAAGAGCTTGATCCTGAACTTGTTAAAAAAGTAAATAATTTATTGAAAGAAATAAAGACTCTTAAAGAAGAAACTGGTGAAGTTACTATTGATTCTCCAAAAGAAGATTTATTAGAAATATTAAATAGAAAAATAGGTATAGCTAAGAGATACAAGATTGAATGTGAACATAGTAAATATCCAGGAAAAAAAGAATTAAGTGACTGGATTGAGCTATTAGAGGAGATTATATTATCTAGAGATAATGCTGAAAAAACTCTTAAGAATTTCTTAGAAATGAAAGATGAAATATCAAAAGAATATTATAAAGTTGATAGAGTTTTTGACTTCTTCACAAGTTCTAAAAAATGTAGATATGATGAAGTTATCCAAAAAATCAACAAAATAGAAGAATATAAAGATTACATTGGTGGCTTAAAAGAAACTCCTGCCTATAAGACAATTGAAGAAATTAGAAATGATAAAAATATCTATGAGAGAATTAGAGAGTTTGATGAGTTAATTACTGAGTTAGATAAAGAAAAAGATAAACTTATAGAACTTGAAAAAGAATCTTTAAGAGCTAAAGTTGAAAAATATAGAGAAGATTTTTCTGAAAAATTAAAAGATAATACTGAAATCCTTAAAAAATTAGAAGAAAAATTTAATAACTTTTTGGAAAATGAAGTCAATAATAGTGATAGTTCTAATGACATGGCAATATTTATGAAATCTAAAAAATTAGAAAATATAGTTTCTAAATTTGAAGATGAATATAAAAATTATGCTAGAAAAGAAATTGAGAAATTAGAATCATATCT from Fusobacterium pseudoperiodonticum carries:
- a CDS encoding DNA/RNA helicase domain-containing protein, with amino-acid sequence MEKKYQVLTLEIEKSGNLNLDKLSEMEKTKVLENRDIIYVYFGKKDLYIGQTIDLLQRHQQHKLEIEFKMKNYTNLVLLYGTLIDKHLDYIEKSLINLFIADNDKGKDLKNKRTIRNKTMGNHSNYTTLEKDIDAEVLTPFWEKDLNELNLVNLNDLSEVKNSILFKYSPFFTLNKQQKEIIDRILSKDGNYLIEGGAGTGKTVLMTNLAAQIYKKYDGQKKIAVVVKSNWRRSGKKIFTSYGIKNVTVGTWCQIVSSQQKYDYILIDEAHRLPYKHGYQMACDLKIFKEKGVDHSLKLLGEMGKSLVLFYDEKQAIRPADTPVDYFQKYVENKKFHKFSLETQFRISVNDKNKKYTADDYLKGIKYVLQLSEDNSFDREVFNNPDKDSYFGLVDSIADLFKYIERMNNLIQDSQNRVIAGYAREWKSKTDPTQYDWVEGEKAWKWNSTNEDWMNTENSRKEIGSIHAVQGIDINCVGLIIGKDLIYRDGKVLVDPNEYFDKFGKPKKIKTEIADLNDLVKNIYYVLATRGIDGIRVYIEDKELRNHFIKTLKLA
- the brxC gene encoding BREX system P-loop protein BrxC, encoding MSDLTIKSILQKDIERKINGVVKADSNEKETIITELNEYVVTEEIRKRLTKFFDKYVDSINFPTEDMGVWISGFFGSGKSHFLKMIGHILENNTYDGKTVVDFFKEKIDDAILMGNIEKAAEIPTDVILFNIDNVSDQDTHQNKDSIALAFLKKFNEYLGFTRDDIEIAEFERRLWEDGKLEEFKKAFEEESGKTWKDANRNLDFHSDDFIDVVEKLEIMTRESAERWLERDIVRSINAESFRDIIENYLKMKDPKHRVVFLVDEIGQYIGDNSKLMLNLQTLVETLGVKFKGRVWVGVTSQQDLGSILNNSEHRKNDFSKIQDRFKTILSLSSGNIDEVIKKRLLIKKKIEGEDLEKLFDKNRVEIENLINFETQMTLPLYDSAEDFSETYPFVAYQFNLLQKVFEKVRNMGHSGQHMSRGERSLLSSFQEAGIKVKDKNIRILVPFNYFYESIEQFLEDNVRRPFIHARNEKKVDDFGLEVLKLLFLLKGINGINPTLNNLTSFMIDSIDCDRIELEKKIKKALEKLEKEVLIQKDGDNYYFLTNEEQDINREIEREDIDLKKIDEKIDSYIFKEIFTKNSIIMEDTGNKYGFSRTLDETPFSKAGEELAITIFTERADDYDNVSIVGTRPESDLIIRLPNDDETYRNEIKLFLKVESYIRNKQKDNERESIIRILEIKQRENNIRDRRIKNELERIIGEAEVFIYGQKQDIKTKDAAKKIEESLKALANHRFHKAKLVKKPYDEAEIRKTLSYVFDTNKNGILFDIKKNIEANVNCEAINEVLDRVKLLEKRGDTPITLKNISDYYLRTPYGWGQLTINGLVGELWKYRLINLEESKVLVTDENVATNLLTKLQNKNLEKIVISLREELDPELVKKVNNLLKEIKTLKEETGEVTIDSPKEDLLEILNRKIGIAKRYKIECEHSKYPGKKELSDWIELLEEIILSRDNAEKTLKNFLEMKDEISKEYYKVDRVFDFFTSSKKCRYDEVIQKINKIEEYKDYIGGLKETPAYKTIEEIRNDKNIYERIREFDELITELDKEKDKLIELEKESLRAKVEKYREDFSEKLKDNTEILKKLEEKFNNFLENEVNNSDSSNDMAIFMKSKKLENIVSKFEDEYKNYARKEIEKLESYLNEVAEDKTDIDKLRQSIKSTYNNYKNEIAKSDIRNISATITKAIKDKDDFYAELNGKAKKKERVILRKVSISSKTNIETEDQVNDYISRIEKDIEKLKNEMLEAIRNNKIIDIG
- a CDS encoding DNA/RNA helicase domain-containing protein; its protein translation is MEKKYEVLNLKIDKNADLILNNLTEKENKVIDKRNVVYIYYGKKSLYIGKSAKLEQRHKQHKSNPDFEMKEYTDLIVLYGESVKDNINYIEKVLINLFIADNDKTNKKIKRIVKNKKSGDDCEYTNLEKDIDAKVITPFWENELNELKLINLKTITKVKNSILCKYSPFFILSEQQKEIIDKILAKDGNYLIEGAAGTGKTVMLTNLAAKIYEKYDGKKKIAVVVKSNWKESGEKIFNNYGLEKITVATWSKLIENQQKYDYILIDEAHRLPYKYGGKQISTDYVGLRDEKYSLKSLEKLGKFLILFFDEKQAIRPADIPIEYFQEYFKKKKFQRFSLNTQFRISVKDKNKKYTADDYLKGIKYALQLSEDTSFDKELFSNPDKDSYFGLVDSITDLFSYIKRMDNLIQSSQNRVIAGYTKEWKSKTDPTQYDWTEGKKVWKWNSRSKNWINAKNSENEIGCVHSVQGIDINCVGLIIGKDLIYREGKVIANLKEYCDKYGRTDNIDELTGLIKNIYYVLATRGVDGIRIYIEDKELRNHFMRTLGIKKMK
- a CDS encoding RNA-guided endonuclease InsQ/TnpB family protein; the protein is MYLTLKQQVKHLSKKEFKILKYLCHIAKNLKNQAIYNVRQHYFNNKKYLSYNENYKMLKNSENYKKLNSNMAQQILKEVDESFKSFFALLKLTKTGQYNGKIKLPNYLDKDGFTTLIIGFVRLKDDILIVPYSNSFKKTHQEVKVKLPSVLKDKKIKEIRIIPKQHSRYFEIQYTYEIEEIQRELNKENVLGIDLGIDNLCTCVTNTGASFIIDGRKLKSINQYYNKINAKLQSIKDKQKIERTTLRQKRITRKRNNRINDYLSKAARTIVNYCLNNDIGKLVLGYNEDFQKKSNIGSINNQNFVNIPYGKLRDKLIYLCKLYGIEFKLQEESYTSKASFFDGDEIPIYDKENPQEYIFSGKRIKRGLYQTSAGKLINADCNGALNILRKSKVVDLSVLYNRGELNTPKRIRVV